A single genomic interval of Alistipes provencensis harbors:
- a CDS encoding DUF3873 domain-containing protein yields the protein MTTRMTINGVSTCAEAGTEKYERFQSGIGRRRRTLVQYDYRHPIDRELFSCVKPTLDECRAARDKWLNAKKGKEDRL from the coding sequence ATGACAACACGAATGACCATCAACGGAGTAAGCACCTGCGCGGAAGCAGGTACGGAGAAATACGAGCGTTTCCAATCGGGTATCGGAAGACGCAGGCGGACACTTGTGCAGTACGACTACCGCCACCCCATAGACAGAGAATTGTTCTCTTGTGTCAAACCCACGTTGGACGAGTGCCGAGCCGCACGGGACAAGTGGCTGAACGCAAAGAAGGGAAAGGAGGACAGACTATGA
- a CDS encoding toprim domain-containing protein: protein MERTEIDAVRRMPLADFLARLGHEPVRRSGNELWYLAPYRGERTSSFRVNVAKQLWYDFGLGKGGDIFTLAGEFLQSDDFMKQAKFIAEAANMTVAGWEKPVYLSKPTESVFEDVEVAPLLRSLLTEYLEERGIPYAIASRHCCRLNYGVRGKRYFAVGFPNMAGGYEVRSRYFKGCIPPKSVSLVKANDIPADECLVFEGFMDFLSAVTLGVTGNADCLVLNSVANVEKAAGLLDGYGRIGCFLDRDEAGRRTLAALTMRYGERVTDRSSLYDGCKDLNEYLQLTTKKQKNNHLKIEEQ from the coding sequence ATGGAAAGGACGGAAATAGATGCTGTCAGAAGGATGCCGCTTGCGGATTTTCTCGCACGGCTGGGGCATGAGCCTGTCAGAAGGAGCGGTAACGAGCTGTGGTATCTTGCCCCGTACAGGGGCGAGCGCACATCCTCTTTCCGTGTGAACGTGGCGAAACAGCTCTGGTACGACTTCGGTTTGGGCAAGGGCGGCGACATCTTCACGCTTGCCGGGGAGTTTCTGCAAAGCGATGACTTCATGAAGCAAGCGAAGTTCATAGCGGAAGCCGCCAATATGACGGTTGCCGGATGGGAAAAGCCCGTCTATCTCTCGAAGCCGACCGAATCCGTTTTTGAGGATGTGGAGGTCGCTCCGCTGCTCCGCTCACTGCTGACGGAGTATTTAGAGGAACGGGGCATCCCTTACGCCATCGCATCCCGTCACTGCTGCCGCTTGAACTACGGTGTGCGTGGGAAACGGTATTTTGCCGTTGGCTTTCCGAACATGGCAGGTGGCTATGAAGTCAGAAGCCGATATTTCAAGGGTTGCATACCTCCGAAGTCTGTATCACTGGTAAAGGCGAATGACATCCCGGCTGACGAGTGCCTCGTGTTCGAGGGCTTCATGGACTTTCTCTCTGCCGTGACGCTTGGTGTAACCGGTAACGCTGACTGTCTTGTGCTGAACTCAGTCGCCAACGTGGAGAAGGCGGCGGGATTGCTGGACGGATACGGGCGCATCGGCTGCTTCCTCGACCGTGACGAAGCCGGACGGCGGACGCTTGCCGCACTTACCATGCGATACGGGGAACGTGTCACCGACCGTTCCTCCCTCTATGACGGTTGCAAGGACTTGAACGAGTACCTGCAACTGACAACGAAAAAACAGAAAAACAACCATCTAAAAATCGAAGAACAATGA
- a CDS encoding TraL conjugative transposon family protein, translating to MWGMYWKLHDKRKRLAASLKGYLDGLPPETRRRIVLGMFAAFAVLALYTFGRAVYDIGRNDGSHMETGHAGRVELPTPAETGNHLTPYLYGTDKE from the coding sequence ATGTGGGGCATGTATTGGAAACTCCACGACAAACGGAAACGCTTGGCGGCAAGTCTCAAAGGGTATCTGGACGGCTTGCCGCCGGAAACACGCCGCCGCATCGTGCTGGGGATGTTCGCCGCCTTCGCGGTGCTTGCCCTTTACACCTTCGGCAGAGCCGTCTATGACATCGGCAGGAACGACGGCTCACATATGGAAACGGGACACGCCGGACGGGTGGAACTGCCGACCCCGGCGGAAACAGGCAATCACTTAACACCTTATTTATATGGAACAGACAAAGAATGA
- a CDS encoding PcfJ domain-containing protein has translation MKPKTKIQKEVARLSANLRPISATQIDWAYRHCVEHIGYRTKKGNITCSDCGHEWHSDSGLCDTLEGCTCPKCHAELKVQDTRRRIYKETQNFSVITTCKGYQVIRVAQVRCESRKGEPMRFYCHEVVQRWISPDGKVTDMALLRGFLFCYCDVWALGSDMEVRPHNSLYDDVVARSCAYPKMRILPQLRRNGFKGDFHGISPVRLFKALLSDPRIETLMKGGEIEVMKHFLFNTRTADECWASYLIAKRHKYQIDNLSMWCDYLRMLKKLGQDLRNPKNICPEDFMAAHDNATRKIEAIHEKERAAEQRRWEIERREREQQRQLQRKKDAEDFIANKSKFFGLVITDEEIIVKVLESIDEYYNEGKTQGICVFGSGYYKKADTLILSARIGDEIIETVEVDLRTLEVVQCHGKHNQDTEYHERIIDLVNKNANLIRERMKAA, from the coding sequence ATGAAACCGAAGACCAAGATACAGAAAGAGGTGGCAAGACTTTCCGCCAACCTTCGCCCCATATCAGCGACACAAATAGATTGGGCATACCGCCACTGCGTTGAGCATATCGGCTACCGCACCAAGAAAGGGAACATCACCTGTTCCGACTGCGGTCACGAGTGGCACAGCGACAGCGGACTATGCGACACCCTTGAAGGCTGCACCTGCCCCAAATGCCATGCCGAACTCAAAGTGCAGGACACACGCAGACGCATCTACAAGGAAACGCAGAATTTCAGCGTGATAACCACCTGCAAAGGGTATCAGGTAATCCGCGTGGCGCAGGTCAGATGCGAGAGCAGGAAAGGCGAACCGATGCGTTTCTACTGCCACGAGGTCGTGCAGCGTTGGATTTCACCCGACGGCAAGGTTACGGACATGGCGTTGCTCCGTGGCTTCCTTTTCTGCTATTGCGATGTGTGGGCATTAGGCAGCGATATGGAGGTAAGACCGCACAACAGCCTATACGATGATGTGGTGGCAAGAAGCTGTGCATATCCAAAGATGAGGATATTGCCCCAACTCAGACGTAACGGCTTCAAGGGCGATTTCCACGGCATCTCCCCCGTGCGTCTTTTCAAAGCCTTGCTTTCAGACCCAAGAATTGAAACCCTTATGAAAGGCGGTGAGATTGAGGTCATGAAACACTTTCTTTTCAATACCCGTACTGCCGATGAATGTTGGGCATCATATCTGATTGCCAAGCGTCACAAGTATCAGATAGACAACCTCTCAATGTGGTGCGACTATCTGCGTATGCTCAAAAAACTCGGTCAAGACCTCCGTAACCCGAAGAACATCTGTCCCGAAGATTTCATGGCGGCACACGACAACGCAACCCGAAAAATTGAAGCCATACACGAGAAGGAAAGAGCCGCAGAGCAACGCCGTTGGGAGATTGAAAGGCGTGAGCGTGAGCAACAGCGACAACTCCAACGAAAGAAAGATGCGGAGGATTTCATCGCCAACAAATCCAAATTCTTCGGCTTGGTAATCACGGACGAGGAAATAATCGTCAAGGTGCTTGAAAGCATAGACGAGTATTACAACGAGGGCAAGACGCAGGGCATCTGCGTGTTTGGCAGTGGATACTACAAGAAAGCCGACACCCTCATACTATCGGCAAGGATTGGCGATGAGATTATTGAAACCGTAGAGGTGGACTTGCGAACCCTCGAAGTGGTGCAGTGCCACGGCAAGCACAACCAGGACACCGAATATCACGAGCGCATCATAGACCTTGTGAACAAGAACGCCAACCTTATCCGTGAGCGGATGAAAGCGGCATAG
- a CDS encoding tyrosine-type recombinase/integrase codes for MLEQLIFEKSHLRRHLDAPLLEEREGYLQYIQTNVNSNKDYLLRLAVHMLRGVELLKLSDNDSSLVSVNAIRKIVEEWGQTGISRSKQTAFSSQSKGKMEASITKWLSYINRLESRLEDSIPVFNTLFRRRYTRKKMLMAPFLEERIEYLLHWEKLGATRNTLKTIAEYELHIIKYLSMERLRVVNIDEIREASKVWAKEKNVTRRTIEYSPHGERVFFRYAKGWLGFMECLDNKKDTFPFEKMAIEYLDYLVNVRGYSLQTYKSRYLVLKRAFLLLGKQCNVLHEVTPKHIDTIITCLHEEGKMSRRSIAGLTSILRSFFLYAEQKKWCMENISSSIYSPRVYSEENIPYAPQRDNIKQAVQYYNTDEKSAIRNYAILQIFAVYGIRTYELANLQLKDLDWRKELLHLRRAKGCRPQTFPLVRSVGDAILHYLKEIRQNESHSEYVFLCMDAPYRPVSTSAVYKIVSDSLRQQDIVLKHYGAHCLRHGSATLLVNSGFTMKEVSDYLGHQSLDTTRIYAKVDLLSLRKVADMNWEGLL; via the coding sequence ATGTTAGAACAATTGATTTTCGAAAAGTCTCACCTACGGAGACATTTGGATGCACCTCTACTTGAAGAGCGTGAAGGTTACTTGCAGTATATACAGACAAACGTAAATAGTAATAAAGATTACCTGTTACGTTTGGCTGTTCATATGCTTAGAGGTGTTGAACTTCTAAAACTTTCAGACAATGATTCTTCGTTGGTATCAGTCAACGCAATAAGAAAGATTGTAGAGGAATGGGGACAAACTGGCATAAGTCGATCAAAACAAACGGCTTTCAGTTCACAAAGCAAAGGGAAGATGGAAGCCTCAATCACCAAATGGCTAAGTTACATCAACCGTTTGGAAAGCCGATTGGAAGACTCAATCCCTGTCTTCAATACATTATTTAGAAGGAGATACACCAGAAAAAAAATGCTAATGGCTCCTTTTTTAGAAGAGCGCATAGAATACCTTCTACATTGGGAGAAACTTGGTGCGACAAGAAATACTTTAAAGACAATTGCGGAGTATGAACTTCACATTATAAAGTATTTATCTATGGAACGCCTAAGGGTTGTCAATATTGATGAAATAAGAGAAGCGTCCAAGGTATGGGCAAAAGAAAAGAATGTAACAAGAAGGACTATCGAATATTCACCTCACGGAGAGAGAGTTTTTTTCAGATATGCGAAAGGCTGGTTGGGATTCATGGAATGTCTTGACAATAAAAAGGACACGTTCCCTTTTGAGAAAATGGCAATTGAATACCTGGACTATTTAGTAAATGTCCGTGGTTACTCTCTGCAAACATACAAAAGTAGATATCTGGTATTGAAAAGAGCATTCCTTCTGTTAGGAAAGCAATGTAATGTATTGCATGAAGTAACTCCTAAGCATATAGATACCATCATCACCTGCTTGCATGAGGAGGGAAAAATGTCCCGACGGTCTATCGCTGGCTTAACTTCCATACTCCGTTCTTTTTTCTTGTACGCGGAGCAAAAAAAATGGTGTATGGAGAATATTTCAAGTTCCATATATTCTCCACGGGTGTATTCGGAAGAAAATATTCCATATGCGCCACAAAGAGATAATATCAAACAAGCCGTGCAATATTACAACACGGACGAGAAGTCGGCAATCCGTAATTATGCCATACTCCAAATCTTTGCGGTTTACGGCATACGGACTTACGAACTTGCCAATCTCCAATTGAAAGATCTGGATTGGAGGAAAGAACTGCTACACTTAAGAAGAGCAAAGGGGTGTCGTCCGCAAACCTTTCCGCTGGTTAGATCCGTGGGCGATGCCATTCTTCACTATCTCAAGGAAATAAGACAGAATGAAAGTCATTCCGAGTATGTTTTCCTCTGTATGGATGCCCCGTATAGACCGGTTTCAACATCTGCCGTTTACAAAATCGTAAGTGACAGTCTGCGTCAACAAGATATTGTTTTGAAACATTATGGGGCGCACTGTTTACGTCACGGTAGCGCCACCCTTTTGGTCAATTCCGGCTTTACAATGAAAGAGGTAAGCGATTATTTGGGACACCAGTCACTTGACACAACTCGTATCTATGCGAAAGTTGACCTTTTGAGTCTTAGGAAAGTGGCTGATATGAATTGGGAGGGCTTACTATGA
- the traN gene encoding conjugative transposon protein TraN gives MRKVIIMFALAMGIITANAQENVTVETTNGSEQPTLTKEVYPQKEADGDLYHGLSRKLTFDRMIPPHGLEVTYDKTVHVIFPAEVRYVDLGSPDLIAGKADGAENIIRVKATVRNFPNETNMSVITEDGSFYTFNVKYAAEPLLLNVEMCDFIHDGSTVNRPNNAQEIYLKELGSESPMLVRLIMKSIHKQNKREVKHIGCKRFGIQYLLKGIYTHNGLLYFHTEIKNQSNVPFDVDYITWKIVDKKVAKRTAVQEQIILPLRAQNYATLVPGKKSERTVFTMAKFTIPDDKCLVVELNEKNGGRHQSFVIENEDLVRAGTINELQVR, from the coding sequence ATGAGAAAAGTAATCATCATGTTTGCCCTCGCTATGGGCATCATAACTGCCAACGCGCAGGAGAATGTAACCGTTGAAACGACCAACGGAAGTGAACAACCGACCTTGACGAAGGAGGTCTATCCGCAGAAGGAGGCGGACGGCGACCTATATCACGGGCTGTCACGCAAGCTGACCTTCGACCGCATGATACCGCCGCACGGTCTGGAAGTGACCTACGACAAGACCGTCCACGTCATTTTTCCGGCGGAGGTGCGCTATGTCGATTTAGGCTCGCCCGACCTGATTGCCGGGAAAGCCGACGGAGCGGAGAACATCATCCGTGTGAAGGCTACCGTAAGGAATTTTCCCAACGAAACGAATATGTCCGTCATCACGGAGGACGGCAGTTTCTACACCTTCAACGTGAAGTACGCCGCCGAACCGCTGTTGCTCAACGTGGAGATGTGCGACTTCATCCATGACGGCAGCACGGTGAACCGCCCGAACAACGCGCAGGAAATCTATCTGAAAGAGCTGGGCAGCGAAAGCCCGATGCTGGTGCGCCTTATCATGAAGTCCATCCACAAACAGAACAAGCGCGAGGTGAAGCATATCGGCTGCAAGCGTTTCGGCATCCAATACCTGTTGAAAGGCATCTACACGCACAACGGCTTGCTTTATTTCCACACGGAGATAAAGAACCAGAGCAACGTGCCTTTCGATGTGGACTACATCACTTGGAAAATCGTGGACAAGAAGGTTGCGAAGCGTACTGCCGTGCAGGAGCAGATTATTCTGCCGCTCCGCGCGCAGAACTACGCCACCCTCGTGCCGGGCAAAAAGAGCGAGCGCACGGTCTTCACGATGGCGAAGTTCACCATCCCCGATGACAAGTGCCTCGTGGTGGAATTGAACGAGAAGAACGGCGGCCGTCACCAGTCCTTCGTGATTGAGAACGAGGATTTGGTACGCGCGGGTACCATCAACGAACTTCAAGTACGCTGA
- a CDS encoding conjugal transfer protein TraO: MRKYIAIIIASLALFTGQAHAQRCLPKMQGIEVRADMADGFNLGGKDGGYSFGAALSTYTKKGNKWVFGGEYLLKNNPYKDTKIPVAQFTAEGGYYFKILSDARKIVFVYAGASALAGYEAVNWGKKVLHDGSTLHDRDAFIYGGALTLDVECYVADRIALLANLRERCLWGGDTRKFHTQFGVGIKCYI; encoded by the coding sequence ATGAGAAAGTACATCGCAATAATCATCGCGTCGCTTGCCCTTTTTACAGGGCAGGCGCACGCCCAGCGGTGTCTGCCGAAGATGCAGGGCATCGAGGTGAGGGCGGACATGGCGGACGGCTTCAATCTCGGCGGCAAGGACGGCGGGTACAGCTTCGGGGCGGCTCTCTCCACCTACACGAAGAAGGGGAACAAGTGGGTGTTCGGTGGCGAATACCTGTTGAAGAACAATCCCTACAAGGACACCAAGATACCCGTGGCGCAGTTCACGGCGGAGGGCGGCTATTACTTCAAGATACTGTCGGACGCCCGAAAGATTGTTTTCGTCTATGCCGGGGCTTCGGCTCTCGCCGGATATGAGGCGGTAAATTGGGGGAAGAAGGTGCTGCATGACGGCTCCACGCTGCACGACCGGGACGCCTTCATCTACGGCGGTGCGCTGACGCTCGATGTGGAGTGTTACGTGGCAGACCGTATCGCCCTGCTTGCCAACCTGCGGGAGCGTTGCCTTTGGGGTGGCGACACACGGAAGTTCCACACGCAGTTCGGGGTCGGGATAAAATGTTATATATAA
- the traM gene encoding conjugative transposon protein TraM: MEQTKNEPTKENKAAPETGKPKKEREPLTEAQRLKRQKMIVLPAMVLVFIGAMWLIFAPSSGKEQPPGTDGYNTEMPDADKANRQIIGDKLKAYEHGEMEERQESRNRAIGQLGDMFDREIAGTENGVDFDLANPGGKEERAKPATPQTIQSSAAAYRDLNATLGNFYDQPKNDNAEMDELLERIASLESELESERGKASSMDEQVALMEKSYELAAKYMGGQNGGQPSAEQRAEPTTVQKGKKNKAMPIRQVEHQVVSSLSQPMSNAEFVAALSQERNRGFNTAVGTAEVLDRNTIPACVHGAQSVTDGQTVRLRLLEPMAVAGRTIPRGAVVVGTGKIQGERLDIEITSLEYDGTIIPVELAVYDTDGQPGIFIPNSMEMNAVREVAANMGGSLGSSINISTNAGAQLASDLGKGLIQGTSQYIAKKMRTVKVHLKAGYRVMLYQEKY, translated from the coding sequence ATGGAACAGACAAAGAATGAACCGACGAAAGAGAACAAAGCTGCTCCCGAAACGGGGAAACCGAAAAAGGAGCGCGAACCGCTGACAGAGGCGCAACGGCTGAAACGGCAGAAGATGATCGTGCTGCCCGCTATGGTGTTGGTGTTCATCGGGGCGATGTGGCTGATATTCGCCCCGTCCTCCGGCAAGGAGCAACCGCCGGGAACGGACGGATACAACACCGAGATGCCCGACGCTGACAAGGCGAACCGGCAGATTATCGGCGACAAGCTGAAAGCCTACGAGCATGGGGAGATGGAAGAGCGTCAGGAGAGCCGCAACCGTGCCATCGGGCAGCTGGGCGACATGTTCGACCGCGAGATAGCGGGAACGGAGAACGGAGTGGACTTCGACCTCGCCAATCCGGGCGGCAAGGAAGAAAGGGCAAAGCCAGCCACGCCGCAGACCATCCAGTCCTCCGCAGCCGCCTACCGTGACCTGAACGCCACGCTCGGAAACTTCTACGACCAGCCGAAAAACGACAATGCGGAGATGGACGAATTGTTGGAGCGCATCGCATCGCTGGAGTCGGAACTGGAAAGCGAGAGGGGCAAGGCTTCCTCTATGGACGAGCAGGTGGCTCTTATGGAGAAGTCCTACGAGCTGGCGGCAAAGTACATGGGCGGTCAGAACGGAGGACAGCCATCGGCGGAACAGAGGGCAGAGCCAACTACCGTGCAGAAAGGGAAGAAGAACAAGGCAATGCCTATCAGACAGGTGGAGCATCAAGTAGTTTCTTCACTCTCACAGCCTATGAGTAACGCGGAGTTTGTCGCCGCCTTATCGCAGGAACGCAACCGGGGTTTCAACACGGCTGTCGGCACGGCGGAGGTATTGGACAGGAACACCATACCGGCGTGCGTGCATGGGGCGCAGAGCGTGACGGACGGGCAGACGGTAAGGCTGCGCCTGCTGGAGCCTATGGCGGTGGCAGGCAGGACAATACCCCGGGGTGCGGTGGTGGTCGGCACGGGCAAGATACAGGGTGAGCGGCTCGACATCGAGATTACCTCGCTGGAATACGACGGCACGATTATCCCCGTGGAGCTTGCGGTCTATGACACGGACGGACAGCCCGGCATCTTCATCCCGAACTCGATGGAGATGAACGCCGTCCGGGAGGTCGCCGCCAACATGGGCGGCTCGCTGGGAAGCAGCATCAACATCTCCACCAATGCCGGGGCGCAGCTCGCCTCCGACTTGGGCAAGGGGCTGATACAAGGCACGAGCCAGTACATCGCCAAAAAGATGCGAACCGTCAAGGTGCATCTGAAAGCCGGGTACAGGGTCATGCTTTACCAAGAAAAATATTGA
- a CDS encoding tyrosine-type recombinase/integrase has translation MNEQRKYLSYWIRRFLLEYIITERNLSRNTQLSYRDTFKLLIPFLSKEEKVKAEEILLEHITPDNIILFLENIEKSRKCSASTRNQRLTAIFALSKFVGQNSPEHVEWSRIVHTVPVKKYQKTIITYLDKDEMNALLEAPNRKIGQGRRDYALLLFLYNTGARADEAANLKISDLFMEKKVVCLHGKGNKTRRCPLWKSTVEELKVQIEKRDSSENVFMNRLNQPITRFGIYTIVGKYAKLVAATYPSILQKRVSPHTIRHTTATHLLQAGVDINTIRAWLGHVSVNTTNIYAEINLKMKAEALACCEVECKNHSSKRWKEDEELMSFLDNL, from the coding sequence ATGAATGAACAAAGAAAATATTTAAGTTATTGGATAAGACGATTCTTGCTGGAATATATTATAACCGAAAGAAATCTTTCCAGAAACACACAACTTAGTTATAGAGACACTTTTAAATTGTTGATACCGTTTCTTTCAAAAGAAGAAAAAGTAAAGGCGGAAGAAATTCTGCTGGAGCATATAACTCCGGACAATATAATCTTATTTTTGGAAAATATCGAAAAGAGTAGAAAATGTTCCGCATCAACAAGAAATCAAAGGTTGACTGCCATATTTGCTTTATCCAAGTTCGTTGGTCAAAACTCCCCCGAGCATGTAGAATGGAGCAGAATCGTACATACTGTACCTGTCAAAAAATACCAGAAGACAATCATAACCTATTTGGATAAGGATGAAATGAATGCTTTACTGGAGGCTCCTAATCGTAAAATAGGACAAGGAAGAAGGGATTATGCGTTGCTTCTGTTTTTATACAATACCGGTGCACGGGCGGACGAAGCAGCCAATCTAAAGATATCCGATCTGTTTATGGAGAAGAAGGTCGTATGTCTTCATGGAAAAGGAAATAAAACAAGAAGGTGTCCTTTGTGGAAAAGTACAGTGGAAGAACTAAAGGTACAAATCGAAAAACGAGATAGTTCAGAAAATGTTTTCATGAACAGGCTTAATCAACCTATCACTCGCTTTGGTATTTATACTATTGTTGGGAAATATGCAAAACTGGTAGCAGCAACTTATCCTTCAATATTGCAAAAAAGAGTAAGTCCACACACTATAAGGCATACTACGGCTACACATTTGCTACAAGCCGGTGTTGATATTAATACAATTAGGGCTTGGCTAGGACATGTCTCTGTCAATACGACTAATATCTACGCTGAAATTAATCTTAAAATGAAAGCTGAAGCTCTGGCTTGTTGTGAAGTGGAATGCAAGAATCACAGCAGTAAACGTTGGAAAGAGGACGAGGAGTTGATGAGCTTTTTAGATAATTTGTAG
- a CDS encoding tyrosine-type recombinase/integrase — translation MTIGEIMPVYIAYRQSLGEKFKNNRNILCSFCRYVGEDCGLALINRDIVSDFLYAPKGMVTSNWFSKYTALKGFYTWALSRGYVKEIPLQQVLPKRPDHITPYIYSNSELKSLFDSALTYQRRKGHMIPYVTQTILVITYTLGLRIHETLDLKLEDIDMYESLTVIRESKFYKSRIVPFGKKVGCRFAEYLEWRKKNGYPQGEKSALFVDDRGHPVNIHTFSSCFKHIRKKAGISRNDGGRFQPRIQDLRHTFATNRLVTWYTEQKDVQSLLPLLSSYLGHTQLSHTSVYLSMIPELLKEACKLFENYIDYE, via the coding sequence ATGACCATAGGAGAAATCATGCCCGTATACATTGCTTATCGCCAGTCGCTTGGAGAAAAGTTTAAGAACAACAGAAATATCTTGTGCAGCTTTTGTCGTTACGTCGGAGAGGATTGTGGGCTGGCATTAATAAACCGGGATATTGTATCTGATTTTTTATATGCCCCGAAAGGGATGGTAACTTCCAACTGGTTTTCTAAATATACAGCATTGAAAGGATTCTATACATGGGCATTGTCAAGAGGATATGTGAAGGAAATCCCATTACAACAGGTATTGCCAAAGCGACCGGATCATATCACTCCATATATCTATAGCAACAGCGAGTTGAAATCCTTGTTTGATAGTGCTTTGACTTATCAAAGAAGGAAAGGTCACATGATTCCATATGTGACACAAACCATATTGGTGATAACATATACGTTGGGATTAAGAATACATGAGACGTTGGACTTGAAACTGGAGGATATTGATATGTATGAATCATTGACTGTAATCCGTGAGTCAAAATTCTATAAATCGAGAATTGTCCCGTTTGGAAAGAAAGTGGGATGTCGTTTTGCGGAATATTTGGAGTGGCGCAAAAAAAACGGTTATCCGCAAGGCGAGAAATCAGCCCTGTTTGTAGATGACAGGGGACATCCTGTCAATATCCATACTTTTAGTTCCTGCTTTAAGCATATCAGAAAAAAAGCTGGTATAAGTCGAAATGACGGAGGGCGATTTCAGCCAAGAATCCAAGATTTGCGCCATACTTTTGCCACCAACAGATTGGTGACATGGTATACTGAACAAAAAGATGTACAAAGTCTGCTGCCCTTATTGTCTTCATATTTAGGGCATACACAGCTTTCTCATACATCTGTCTATCTCTCAATGATTCCTGAATTACTGAAAGAAGCTTGTAAACTTTTTGAAAATTACATTGATTATGAATGA
- a CDS encoding DUF3872 domain-containing protein — protein MNILNNRNKRTSIFKAVALCLIAAMSFTLVSCDDDMDIQQSYPFTVEVMPVPNKVVKGQTVEIRCELKKEGDFSGTLYTIRYFQFEGEGSLKMDNGITFLPNDRYLLENEKFRLYYTAAGDEAHNFIVVVEDNFSNSYELEFDFNNRNVKDDDLTIVPIGNFSPLLK, from the coding sequence ATGAACATACTGAACAACAGAAACAAGAGAACATCAATATTCAAGGCAGTGGCGTTATGCCTGATAGCCGCCATGTCATTCACCCTCGTGTCATGTGACGATGACATGGACATCCAGCAGTCCTATCCCTTCACGGTGGAGGTCATGCCCGTGCCGAACAAGGTAGTAAAGGGGCAGACAGTGGAAATCCGCTGTGAACTGAAAAAGGAGGGCGACTTTTCGGGTACGCTCTATACCATCCGCTATTTCCAGTTCGAGGGGGAAGGCTCGCTCAAAATGGATAACGGCATCACCTTCCTGCCTAACGACCGCTACCTGCTGGAGAACGAAAAATTCCGCCTGTACTACACGGCGGCGGGTGATGAGGCGCATAATTTCATCGTGGTGGTGGAGGATAACTTTAGCAACTCCTACGAACTGGAATTTGACTTCAACAACAGGAATGTAAAGGACGACGATCTTACCATCGTTCCCATCGGCAACTTCAGCCCCTTGTTGAAATGA
- a CDS encoding glycoside hydrolase family protein, producing MMRVFMTMLCSLLTVCSVSAQISRQEGTDGQAAIYRLPLMERAFLCCRYFEGWHSEKHYPYVGWGHKLLPNEKYSARTMTKRDADELLRKDLRKFVAMFRKFGVDSILLGTLAYNVGPAKLLGSKTIPKSTLIKKLEAGDRNIYREYIAFCNYKGKRHAMLLKRRKAEFALLYIP from the coding sequence ATGATGCGTGTATTCATGACAATGCTCTGTTCACTTCTGACGGTCTGTTCTGTGTCCGCGCAGATCAGCCGCCAAGAGGGAACGGACGGGCAGGCGGCAATCTACCGACTGCCGCTTATGGAACGTGCTTTTTTATGCTGCCGCTACTTTGAAGGCTGGCACTCAGAAAAACACTACCCATACGTCGGTTGGGGTCACAAACTTTTGCCAAACGAGAAGTATTCGGCACGAACCATGACAAAACGGGATGCGGATGAACTTTTGCGGAAAGACCTGCGCAAATTTGTCGCCATGTTCCGTAAATTCGGGGTTGATTCGATTTTGCTTGGCACGTTAGCTTACAATGTGGGACCGGCGAAGCTGTTAGGCAGCAAAACAATCCCCAAAAGCACCTTAATCAAGAAGCTGGAAGCTGGTGACAGGAACATCTACCGTGAGTATATAGCCTTCTGCAACTACAAAGGAAAACGCCACGCCATGCTGCTCAAACGGAGAAAGGCGGAGTTTGCGCTGTTGTATATCCCATAA
- a CDS encoding DUF6956 domain-containing protein, whose amino-acid sequence MNTTYQTLIVKFSEPITALDGIFDDTGAWGTDTLKGWIDDYESTRFTATDSHTAVITSEYNMECVKEWLQRQTPISEMREF is encoded by the coding sequence ATGAACACGACCTATCAAACGCTGATAGTCAAGTTCAGCGAACCTATCACGGCATTGGACGGTATCTTTGACGATACCGGAGCGTGGGGAACGGACACCCTCAAGGGGTGGATAGATGATTACGAAAGCACACGTTTCACCGCCACCGACAGCCATACGGCAGTCATCACGAGCGAGTACAATATGGAATGTGTGAAAGAGTGGCTACAACGGCAGACCCCCATTTCCGAAATGCGAGAATTTTGA